The sequence TTAGAGGTCATTATTCACCTGAGGAACCCTGGTTGtgacatggttaagcacttggctgctaactgaaaggtgggcagttagaTCCACGAGCCACCccacgagagaaaagacctggccatctctGCCATAAAGATTtcggcttaggaaaccctatggggcagttatactcttgcattatagggtcactaggagtgagAGTCTACTCAACATCTCAGCATACAGCAACAACAGTGATCCATGTAAAACCATTTACTTTAAAAAGACATACAGACCTATCAATGACCAAACAGAACACATCTGTTGTGAGGATTCAGTTTAATGTTTGCCTGTCTCTGACCTCTGATAGTCTTAAAAAACCTAACCcagtaccgttgagtcgattccaactcatagcgaccctataggacagagtagaactgccccatagagtttccaaggagtcttaGATGGAGTCTATTAAGGTATATGCTTAATCTTAGATAGAGCCATAGCTGTATACAGTGTGTCATTACCAATGTGTGAGACCAACTCTCCCAAATGAGCTGAAGTCTGTACTTATTGTGGGAGCAGAGTGCCAAGAGTTAAAGCTATGACCATGGAACTGTTTGGTTTCTGAATTTTCTTATGAAAGCCCCTTAGTGAAAGACACCGATGAAGCAAGTGAATTCATTGTTCTCAGGTGTCTGTTAATTCTCAGGAGTGTTTGCCTATGCTAGAGGAGAATATGGGGTTACAAATAAGGATGTGGATCTCCAACAGAGCGCTGGAGCAGAGAAGCTGAAGAACCTGCAGAAATCTAGACCTTCCTGTCCTTGCTTTGAGATAAGGTAGCCAGGACCCTGGTAGGTGCCCTAAAGATTGGAAATGAATTTCCCAAGGATGATTTTATGTCTCCCAGTAAAGGCTCTGCAATTTATAGAGATCAACCCAAAGCCTCTCAGAAGGATGGAGGTAAAAATGCTTCTGGGGTTTCCCAATCCTTGGAGTCAAGCTATGTTTGGGGGAGGGTTGATGGGGACCATATATGGGTTGGGGTTCTTCTTTGTATTTGAATAATAACCTAACTAACCAAGCAGTTGcctatgagtcaattccaactcatagtgaccccacgtccctgggttgtgcaatggttaacactttcatctgctaaccaaaaggtcggtggtttgagtctacccagaagcaccttggaagaaaggcttggcaatctacttccaaaatatcagccactgaaaaccctatggagtacagttctactctgacacacataaggttgctatTTGCATGATAAAACAGTCTAAAAAACAGTGTTAGGATTACTTGAGTCAGGATTGGGAACTTTTCAAGAAAAGATCCAGAATCTTTGAAATGACCCATCCTGATGGCACTCACTAAACAGGGTGGATAGGTTATCACTTTCCCCCCTCTTTCCAAACACCACTCCCATGTCAAGGGCAGACCATCAGCTACACTATTAGGGATTCTTTTGGGTACATAGATATTAAAAGGAGAGCCACCCAAAGTTGTACGTGATTCTGGTACCAGGAGTATGAGCAATATCAAGTCCAAGTACCAAAGAGAACAACCTGAATTTGTTACTGATCTAAGGACAGACACAGAGAAGCCAAAGCACTAGGAAAGGAATCCAACAACAGGGAGAGAGGGGCAAGACCTGTGACTATTCTGAGCAGGGCCAGTAGTTAAATGGCAGTGTGATATGTGGTGCATGTCAGGGGAGCAATAACCACAGTTGAAAGGCTGAGAAAAAATGGAACATTCAGTCCTGTAAGTAGAAAATACGTTATCTGTGTCTGTCCGCTTTATGTTATCATCTGTCTTCACTGTATGGCAGGCCCACACATTCCTTCACAGCTCTTATCTTAAGCCACTGTAAGACAATGGCCTATTCAAAATTTAACATCAGAGAGAAAAGCTAGGCAGTTTCCCCTTTTCTTCACTGCTTTCTATTTTCACCCGTCATCCTCTAATTTCTTCTATGTAGATACAATCTCTCCTTTCTCTATTCTTGCAAGGAATGCTCAGAGACTCCCCATAAAAAAACAGAGACGGTAAGAATTAAAGGGATATAGTAAagtatggggaaaccctggtggtataggggttaagcgctatgactgctaaccaaaggtttggcagtttgaatctgccaggtgctccttggaaactctatggggcagttctactctgtcctatagcgttgctaggagtcggaatcgactcgacagcactgggtttggttttgggttttttagtaAAGTATGGACAGTTTTTGAAAACACCTTAGTTTTCACAATTCTGACTGGAATATTTAAGCATTTGTATATTTGcttcatcttttatttttaacaaaataaataaaatgttaatcTTAACATTGAAGTTCTTTTTGACGCACGCTACTGTACCATCCATGTTTGCACACACAGCCATgattttggatgtgtgtatgtgtgtgtctgtttataTGCACAATTTTCTTGTCCAAGGGTGAACAAAATTTTACTGTAAGTGACCAGAAAGTAAATACTTTAGACTTTTTTAGGCTACATACCATTTCTGTCACTACTACATCTTCTTCTCCTTGTGATTATTTTAATAGACCCCTTAAAagtacaaaaaaacaacaaaacaaaacccattaccattgggttgactctgactcacagtgaccctataggacagagtagaactgccccatatggtttccaaggaacaccgggtggatttgaactgctgaccttttggtaagcagctgtagctcttaaccactacgccaccatagtGTTAAGACAAAATTATTATTCAGGCTGTGGGCTGAATTTTGCCACAGATCACACTTTGTCAACCCCTGTTATTGTTCAATTTTGTTTTCACACACGTATCTCATAAACAATAATATGCACTTAAGGCCTCCTTTAATTCCTACTGCCATAGCATCTGTGGTTGTGTGAGTACATGAGCATTGACAACACCCATGGTATTAGAGGTCTTCCGGATCTCAACACATTCCAACCTAGTTCACTGGATGCATCAGTGTCGATAAGTAGTGGTTTTGAAAAGATGGTACTAATATACCTTGTTACTTGCAAGCTATAAAGCTGTTTAGAAATATATCAGGgaataaagaacatttcaaataaATAACATGAAGAGCCTGTTTAGATCTACTCCATATACACGTATATTTCTAAATAGCTAAAGTTATATACTACATTATTTCTTGACATCTTAAGGACCAGCTGTATTAGATTTGAAATACATTTAACCTACCGAACGTCCAAAATTTCAGTAAATACAACTAAGAGAGAATTTCTGTCTGTTGTTTATGTTGCTACAGACCCAGAAGCAGAAAAATGGGAGACCTATTTATAATGTTTCCTTTCAATATTTCTGAAGTTGAAATCTCCACATTCCTATTGATTGGCATACCAGGGCTGGAGCATGCACACACTTGGATCTCCATCCCTATCTGCCTCATGTACCTCATGGCCATACTGGGCAACTGCACCATCTTATTTGTCATCAGGACAGAGTCTTCTCTGCATAAGCCCATGTACTATTTCCTTTCCATGCTGGCCCTATCTGACCTGGGTCtgtctttctcctccctccctactATGCTGAGGATCTTCTTGTTCAATACCATGGGAATTTCTGCTGATGCATGCATTGCCCAAGAATTCTTTATCCATGGATTCACAGACATGGAGTCTTCAGTGCTCCTGATCATGTCCTTTGACCGCTTTGTAGCCATTCACAACCCCCTGAGATATAGCTCTATCCTCACTAGCTCCAGAGTTGTGCAAATTGGACTGGCGTTTGCTATTAAGAGCATTCTCTTAGTGCTCCCCCTTCCTTTTACTTTGAAGAGACTTAGATACTGTAATAAAAGCCTATTATCACACTCTTACTGCCTCCACCAGGATGTTATGAAGCTTGCCTGCTCTGACAATAGGGTTAACTTTTACTATGGTCTGTTTGTTGCACTCTGCATAATGTCAGACAGTGTGTTCATTGCTATTTCCTATGTGTTCATCCTAAAAACTGTATTGGGTATTGCATCGCATGGGGAACAGGTCAAAGCTCTTAACACCTGTGTGTCCCACATCTGTGCTGTGCTCATCTTCTATGTGCCCATCATCACCTTGGCTATCATGCATCGCTTTGTCAAGCATAAGTCCCCTTTGGCTATGGTTTTGATAGCTGATGCATTCCTGCTTGTGCCACCCTTTATGAACCCCATTGTATATTGTATAAAAACCCAGCAGATTAGAGTGAAAGTCATGGAAAAACTTGGTCTGAAGTCTAAATGATGCGGAAAAGGTGAACTTTTCACATTCTCTGTAATAACATATCTTGGGAGTGGGTAAGTGATTCTATGTAATTATAGTATTTAAGTTACCATTACATAGTTAAATAATTAACCTATTAACTCTTACTGAGCATCTAATATACTACAGCTTTTTTGCTTTTAAGGAAGAAGATGtctatagttcataaagaatgtgtggagtttttttttttggggggggattgATGACATCTATCTTCTGGTATAACAGTGAAGAGTAAGAGTCTATACAGACTTTTGAGGATGAGCTAGGAAATGTTTTCCTGTGCAAGATTCTGGAtccatttaactttttaaaattttcataccTTGATTTGATTCCAGGTTGTGATTTACATTAAACTCTTTACAATGTGTCTGAGTTTGTCTAAGTATGTTCTCTATGTTGGTACTCATAGTATATGGTGCACTgttcagcagcatcagcatcacctggaaagtAGTTAGAATTGTAGAAGCTCATATCCTTTTGCAAGCCTATTATTTCAGAATctgaattttaacaagatccccaggtgattggtATGTAGATTCATGTTCAAGAAGCACTTTTCAGGGGCAATATGAAAAGGGGATTCTAGAGAGACTGTTTTTGCTGAAGCCAATTTTGGGGGAAGTCATTTTGGGGGTAGATTATAGGAAATCATTGGTATTTGGCAGTACTTATAGTAAAGACAAGAAGCTGAGTTACCAGGGCTCAATGGGTGGAGACTGGTATGCAACTCCAACATTGTGCATACATCTCTCTCACCAACTATATTGCAAGCTTCCAGTGGGCAAGAGCTGTGTCTTATTAAACTTTAAGTTTCCCTCATAATAAAGTACCTTGTCCATAGTATATACTTGGTAGAATATATCAATTTGaactaaaaaaaatgtttaaggatAAAGGGGTACCAAAGGGGTAGCCCTGGTAAAATGGAGTctaataaatattagaaaaaaaaataattccagaAGTTTCTCTGAAAAGTGAAAACTTGTGTCAAAGTACCAAAGGTCATTCAGTGTGTAATGAAGGGGATACGTAATAGTCCACCGGTTTTGCTAGGCAGATTCAGGGGTGAATCAGGACAGTCATCATCTAGCCTTACCTCGGCACTCTCTCCTTTCCACATTTCTTACCAAGAAGTGGACACTTAAGGGGCCTTTGTGAGAGACAGAGATTCATCCCTTTCATGATATCATCTGAATTTAGGAAAGACTAGAATGCCTTTGGAGTCCATGGgccagtgctaactgaaaggttggaggttcaaatccacccagaggtacctcagaaaaaagacctggtagtctacttctgaaaaacccatcattgaaaaccctgtggatcacagttctagtCCAACACACATGacgttgccatgtgtcagaactggctcaatggaAACTGGTTTTAGAATACTTTTTGCCAATAATGACAGTCAAGCCACAACACAAGATCTGCACCATTATGGCCAAGAGAACACTCTAGCAACTTTTAATATCTAAGTTCCCTGAACTCATCTGTCACTTCCTGGCATTATAAATGGAGCCAGGCAAAAGAGCAGCATGAATATCCTAATGAAAAAGGGCCAGCCTTGGCATGAAACTTTAGGAGCCACTAGAATTATGCTATCCTTACTTAGGGGACCAGGAGCCAGGACTTCTCTATACGGTAAGGTATAATGTAGTTCCAGACTGAGGATTTGGAAGCCAACCCACAGAAGAAAGAGTAAGTAGACCTATAAGGGATTGCATGTCCTTCTAAATTTTCTACTGTGATAGACGAGGCCTGACAGTGATGAGTGGAAAAGATGAATGGAAAAGCTCAGGACTTGGAGTCAGGAAAagagtcctctagtctcattcCTGCCATTTCCTGGCTGTGTAATCTGGACAAAATTACTTAAATTTTTGAAATTAATGAACAAGTCTTTCTCTTTGAACTATatggattaaataagttaatgtatTTAGAAGTTACATGATCCCAATATGGTCTTCAGACAATTTTGTTTGTACAAGATAGTATCTAGattattttcaataaaaatatttaaaatttgctCCCAAATATGGGAAGATCTGGCAACACTAGGCCTAAATTCCACATGGAAACATTCGGTAGGAACCCACTGAGAAGTGGGTGGCTGCTTAGTTTACACAGTCCCCACCATTCACACACATGATCTATGAGTATGTACCTTCTCCACTTATGTTACTGGCCTGGCTCCTATAGGCATTTAAGTTTATGACCCCTATTCTGAGTTCTCAATCTCTCAAtctatctctttctctttctcacacacacacccacacacacactttgttTAGCAATGGGACCAACCCAGAGAACTGGGTTCTGCAAAGCTATTTTTTGTCTGGTGCTCCATACAACTTCCTGTATTACTGTTACATTTTGTTCACAATTATAAATATTCTGGCTATTACTTTCATTTCTGCAGATTAGAGGAGAAAGAATATGACTTACCAAATATATCAATTAAGTTGAGGTGGAGAGAGTAACCGGCAGAAAGAGAGAAGATTGTCCCCTGCTGGCTTGGTATGacaatagcagcactagacacctCAAAGTTTTGACAGGATTGGTGCGGGTATGGCCAGTAGCCAGGAGAGAGGGAGAACCAGCAGATAGCAGTTGAGGCCCTGCTGTGAAAGTGAGAGTTCTCTGCTCCCCACACTTAGTAGGGTAGTAAATACACGGAGGCAGCCAAGAGTGCTGGTTTCAGTTTGATATCTGCCACTGACTTACAAAGGTCCATGCAAAGGTAACTTGAACGAGTCCCAAGTTGcagtttcatttctttaaaatgagGTAATGGGATCTTTAAAGACCCTGTGTAAGGATGTTTATTACAGCATTATTTGTAGTGGCAAATACACTGAAGAGAATTCAAATACTCATTAATAGGAACAGTTGAATAAATTTCAAtccatccataccatggaatatcaTGCAAGCAGTTCAATGAATTACATCTATACTTGATGACTTCGAGAGATATCTaccataagaaaagaaagatTTAGAAAGGCATATATAGTATTTAATTTTACGCTACAGACAAGGTAAGCTCCTCATATTATATGAACACCAAGAAAAATACATCAGGAAATTAACCATGTTTATagaataaaacaacaaacatgtTGTGTTAGTCCACTACCAAACACAAAGTCTCAGTTACTTATAACGACAGTATTTATTGTCATGGTCACCAGGCATCAGGTTGACAGAGGTCCTCTTGATCTAAGCTGCCTTGGCCTAGTGGCTCTACTTTAGGTCTCTAATCATCTAGGGTTGACTCTAGGCTCCAGGTTGGGCATATAGTCTAAAACCATATGTCTCATTTTAGGGATGAGATTGAAGGAGCAGTACCTACCTGGGGAATCACAACACAAGAAGTCAAACACCATTGCGAAGTCACAATTAAGATTCTGCTCTTATCACATCCACTAACACTCTATTAAGCAGAGCAAGTCATGTGTCCAAGCTCAAAGGAAGGATAAGTACATTCTGCCCACTTTGACTCCCATGATGTGGGTGTGGGTGGATAATACTACCACTAGGAAGCAAAGAATTGAAACCAATAATTTCATCTACCTTTTATGTAAAATTTTGCATTTATTAGTGTTCACTAAAAAGGTAATGGTGGcttgatgaatataattaatgtcactgaattatacacagcAAATGTTTGTTACTTACATAATGATGGTAATGGTAGTTATATTTGGATGATATAGTTTAAGATGATTTTATTATTTCAGGATTATTTGAAAATTTAACAATAAATATGCctttatttattcaaaaattatactaacattttaaaaactacatacaggatagaaaaaaaaattcctttccctCTTCTTTGACCCCAGCCTGATCAGAGTTATATACCATGTCTCTTGGTTTGAAGAGTCTAAGTAAGAGACTTACATGTGCCCTCTTCATTTGTTCAATCCCTAAGGGCAAGTCAGAATGCCTAATTCCTATGAGGGTCCAACACTCATGGTTGATCTTCCACTTAGGTGAACAGAAtatttctgtcttctctttcttttgttgtgttgCCACTTAACTTTTCAACTTATTCAGTTATCAGGCAGTATAGATGAGATGGGGAAAtaaacaacaacaggaaaaccACAATAGCTGCACAGTTGGATGGTTGTGACAAACCTAGGCTCTTGTCCTTTCTATGCCATTCACATGTAGTGTAACAGTGGGTGGATCACTTCCATTCTTTCAGGCTTGTAAGCATTCAATATATACATGTGCACTTTTAGGGGCAGGCAGATATATTCATGTATATGCACTTAGGTGTGCCTGATTGACTATTTCATGCAGGGTTATAGAAATCTTTGCATCAGGTAGTCTTGACCCACCAAATGTGGAAGGACATCTTCCTTACTGAGCACAGCCCACCTTCATGCGCTGCAACCTCTTGACTATTCTCTCTCTAATCTCCTTCATCTTGACACTATACACAATTGGGTTTAATAATGGAGGAAGCAGGAAGTGGACATAGGAGAGAAGAGTATGGGCAGGCTGAGGTATTGGCAACCTAAGACGGTCAATGAGCGCCAGGAGGATCATGGGCACATAGAAGAGGAGCACGGCAGAGAGATGGGCGGCACAGGTTTGACCAGCCTTCCAGCGCTCCTCATTGGATCCCAAACCTTGCAACACCTTGCCAATTATGCCATAGGAGAAGAAAATAAGCACGGGATCCAATCCCATGGCCGACAGGACCACAAAGAGGCTGTAAACTGCACCCCAAGCTCCTGGGCAGGCCAGATGAGTCATATCTGGGTGTAAGCAATAAGAATGGGTTAGGACCTGTGGGTGGCAGTAGGGCATGTGGGCCAGGAGGAATGGCAGGGGCAGATGGAGACCCAGGCATCGGAAAGCAATGGCTAGGCCAATCTTGCTAATGAAACCATTGGTGAGGAGTGCGGGATAGTGGAGAGGACGGCAGATCGCCAAAGCTCGATCTAAGGCCATTGTGAGCAAGACAGAGGACTCCATGACAGAAAAGACATGGACAAAGAACATCTGGAAGAGGCATGCTGAGGCAGAAACCACGTGAGCATCAGCAAGGGCAAGGCCCAGCAGGGTAGGCATCAGTGCTGTGGCCAAGCCAACgtcagaaacactgagcatgaAGAGAAAGAAGTACATTGGGCGGTGCAGGGAGGGCTCCATGGCAATGATCCAGAGGATGGTACCATTGcccagggcagagagaaggtagaGAGTAATGAGAGGGATCGTCCACCAGGAGGGTACAGCTGACAGACCTGGCATGCCCACCAGCAAGAAGGTGGGGGCCATTGAAGTGCTGCTATTGGAGGCTGTCTGGGTGAATAATGCTGACATAGTTGAGGATCCAGCTTGGAACTCAGGAACCTGAAAACTGATTAGAAAGATTAACTTAATCTTATGAAATATTTTCGTGGTGTTTTCTAAAACCTCCTGTcttctctcctccccacctcacacacgcacacacacacacattttcttcaCACACACATACCGTGTAATAGTCTATGCCATACTTatcccttctaaaaaaaaaaaaaaaaaaagccatcgctgttgagcagattctgactcatagtgaccctgcaggacagagtagaactaccccatagtgtttccaatgctgtagtctttacagaagcagactgccacatctttctcttgcattgcagctggtggatttgaacagccaacctttaggttaacagccaagcacttaaccagtgaaccaccagggctccctctactTATACTTTATCATGGAACATTTCTATGGATGCCTTCGaagctctctttctctccctaaattgtttattcatttacctttagctctgcctctctctctagcTTTTTTCTAGCCTAGCTTCCTTTCTTAATGGCAAACGCCTGAGGAGAAGGTCAGTACCCCTATATCCACTGTATTTTCTCCTCCTGGTCCCAGGCAATTTGGTTTCTGTACCGCTCTAACACATTCACACTCTGGTACCCTTTAATTGCTGTCATGGAAGTCCCTggttgatgcaaatggttaacacacttggctgctaaccataaggttagaggtttgtgttcgcccagaggtgccttggatgaaagtcctggagatctacttctgcaaaatcagccatcgaaaactcagtggaggacagttctgctctgacacactgggTTCAGCATGGGTTGAgtatactcaatggcaactggcttggcttGGTTTTTTAACTATTCTCATTAAGGTCATCAGTTACTCCTATATTGCTAAATCAAAGTGGCACTTGTTTTTCCTAAGCCTGATTGATTTCTCAACGAGCTCCAGCTGCTATTAATcccctctttcctttttaattctaTTTATCAGCATCTACCTCCCTAGTTCATCTTGCTGTGTTTCATACAATTTATACATTGATATTTTTCAGGGATCTTTATttagccttcctcttttccttcagtGGTCTTACCTAATATTATGATTTCGATTAAATTCTATAATGAATCTCAGGAATATCTTACAGACCCTCTGTATTTACCTCAACCTGGAAATCTCCAGAAGTCCCATGCATCTTACATTCAAATAATCCAAAAGAAATCATAGCAGATGCATCTTAAAAACTCCTTTAACTTCTTCAGTTAGGAGACAGTGGTAGAGagattaagaacaacaacaaaactcatcaatattccaaaataaaaagcttaTAGTTGTACTTTCCTCCCCCAATCAAAAGCCTAAAGAATTTGGAATTTTACTTTCTAGATAAAAATTAATATGAATATTGGGGTGgaagaaaaagtgaaataaaaacatacCAGGCTCTTTACATCTTCAAGGGAAAGATATAGTTGCACATTAATTCTAAACATTTATTAGAAAAAtctaaatgtgtatatatgtgctcAAATagaaagataaattaaaaaaataaaatgtaataactTCCAAACTAAACACAGAGCTTAATAAATCCAACAGAAGGTATTCAAAGAGGGTAAGTAGAAACTGATACTCATTTCTGGCATTTCAACTCTCTGAAAATCCGTCAACTACCCAGAGAACACCAGCCTGGGTCTCCAGATGCCTTTGCAATCCAGACTGCAAATTGCCTTTCAGGAATCATCCCCTCACTCCAGTCATGCAGCATCCCCCACAACTTTCAGAAGCCAGGCAAACGTCTTGTTCAGCTCCTTAGTGCACCCATCTAGAGGTCGTGGTTTGCTCTAGAATGTGTCTCCTTGTAAAATGCTCCTATCTTGCATCTAACCATGCTGAGCAAGCCACAGCTGCAGTGCCAAGGACTTTGAGGTCCTCTCCCCAAAGTGAGGATTTCCACAGGCACCAAAGGAAAACATGAAGGAAAGACATAAAGTTAGGCTTCCTTAATGTTCAGGGAACAGCAGCGgtag comes from Elephas maximus indicus isolate mEleMax1 chromosome 7, mEleMax1 primary haplotype, whole genome shotgun sequence and encodes:
- the LOC126079106 gene encoding olfactory receptor 51S1; amino-acid sequence: MSALFTQTASNSSTSMAPTFLLVGMPGLSAVPSWWTIPLITLYLLSALGNGTILWIIAMEPSLHRPMYFFLFMLSVSDVGLATALMPTLLGLALADAHVVSASACLFQMFFVHVFSVMESSVLLTMALDRALAICRPLHYPALLTNGFISKIGLAIAFRCLGLHLPLPFLLAHMPYCHPQVLTHSYCLHPDMTHLACPGAWGAVYSLFVVLSAMGLDPVLIFFSYGIIGKVLQGLGSNEERWKAGQTCAAHLSAVLLFYVPMILLALIDRLRLPIPQPAHTLLSYVHFLLPPLLNPIVYSVKMKEIRERIVKRLQRMKVGCAQ
- the LOC126079930 gene encoding olfactory receptor 51A7-like, translating into MGDLFIMFPFNISEVEISTFLLIGIPGLEHAHTWISIPICLMYLMAILGNCTILFVIRTESSLHKPMYYFLSMLALSDLGLSFSSLPTMLRIFLFNTMGISADACIAQEFFIHGFTDMESSVLLIMSFDRFVAIHNPLRYSSILTSSRVVQIGLAFAIKSILLVLPLPFTLKRLRYCNKSLLSHSYCLHQDVMKLACSDNRVNFYYGLFVALCIMSDSVFIAISYVFILKTVLGIASHGEQVKALNTCVSHICAVLIFYVPIITLAIMHRFVKHKSPLAMVLIADAFLLVPPFMNPIVYCIKTQQIRVKVMEKLGLKSK